The Erigeron canadensis isolate Cc75 chromosome 1, C_canadensis_v1, whole genome shotgun sequence genome segment ttcGTATGTGCTCGATGTCGAAGCTTTCAAATTGCACGATTAATTCCTTTGTTTTTCCCAAATATAGCCTTATGATCTCTCCCTTGGCTTCGTATTCACCTTTTACTTGGTTGGCTACGAGCTGGGAGTCCACGAAAGCTTTGATACTTCTGATTTTCATGTCTTTGGCCAGGTCCAATCCTGCTATCAATGCCTCGTATTCTGCTTCATTGTTCGTTGTTTCGAACTCGAATCTTAGGGCATATGTGTATTCTTGCTTGTCTGGGCTTACTAGGCGTATTCCGGCCCCGCAGCCTTCTGAACTTGATGCTCCATCAGTGTATAATTCTCAGGTTTCAGAGTCTGCTTCCCCAGTCACTGTGAGTGTCGTGGAGTGAGTTACTGAATTTCATGTTTCCCTTATTTCGGTAATGAAGTATGCTAGGATCTGTCCTTTGACTACGTGCCTTGCCCTATACTCGATATCATATGCTCCTAGCTCGATTGCCCATTTTGCCGTTCTTCCGGATTTTTCtggttttgttaaaatttgtcTCAGCGGTTTATCTGagagtaccacaattggatgcCCTTGGAAGTACCTGCGTAGTCTTCTTGTTGCGTGAACAAGTGCTAACACAAGCTTCTCCATCTCTGGGTAGTTTGCTTCTGCTCCTTGCAGTATCCTGCTTATGAAGTAGATTGACATTTGTTTCCTGTCCCTTTCTGTTAATAGGACTGCGCTTACGCATTCGGCGGAGGCTGCGAGATATATGTACAGGGTCTCTCATTTCCTTGGGGATGTCAAGGTGGGGAGTTCTGCTATGTGCTTTTTCATTTGTTCAAATGCTTCATCAACCTCCTTTGTCCATTCGAATCCTTTTTTTGCCCCGCAGTTCTTTAGTGTTTTGAAAAATGGCAATTGCCTATCCGCTCCTTTTGAGAGAAAGCGACTTAGTGCTGCGAGTTTGCCGTTTAGGCTTTGTACCTCTTTTACTGTCTTTGGAGCTGGTAGTTCGAGTATCTTGTTTACCTTAGATGGGTTTGCTTGGATTCCCCTATCCGAGATATAGTACCCTAGGAACTTCCCAGCCTCCATTCCAAAAGAGCATTTTTTGGGGTTAagcttcatttttatctttcgcAGTGTTTCGAAGGTTTCTTGAATGTCTGCAAGTAGTTCTTCCTCCGTTCTGCTTTTGATGACCATGTCATCTACGTAGACCTCTAGGTTTCTCCCGATTTGCTTGTGGAAAGCTTTGTCTACGAGTCGTTGATAGGTTGCTCATGCGTTTTTTAGCCCAAATGGCATCTTTGTGTTGCAATGTTCCTTTGTTTGTATGAAAAGAtgtcttttcttcatcttctttagcCAGTTGTATTTGATGGTATCCTTTATAGGCATCTAGGAAGCACTTCCATTTATGTTCTGCTAAAGATTCAACTTTCCAGTCTATATCTGGTAGTGGATAACAGTCTTTTGGACATGCCTTATTTATATCTGTGAAGTCTACACACATTCTCCAGCCTCCGTCTCCTTTCTTTACCATTACTGGGTTTGCGATCCACGTAGGGTACGTGGCTTCTCTTATGATTCCGGCTTTTACAAGCTCGTTTACTTCCTTGCATGCTGCCTCATCTCTGTCATTTGataaacttcttttcttttgctttACAGGTTCCATGCTTTTTCGTTCATTCAACCTGTGTTCTGTAAC includes the following:
- the LOC122591197 gene encoding uncharacterized protein LOC122591197 yields the protein MSIYFISRILQGAEANYPEMEKLVLALVHATRRLRRYFQGHPIVVLSDKPLRQILTKPEKSGRTAKWAIELGAYDIEYRASSEGCGAGIRLVSPDKQEYTYALRFEFETTNNEAEYEALIAGLDLAKDMKIRSIKAFVDSQLVANQVKGEYEAKGEIIRLYLGKTKELIVQFESFDIEHIRRNQNKKVDALSKLASLTFEHLGKKVLIEVLKERSIYEKRVHDLVKEEGKNWMTPIIEYLVSGILPEDESEARKIRIKAPQYKLMEGNLYKKAFLTPWLRCVGPKQAETKFFEIHEGICGLHAGPRSVATKALRLGYFWPSMHRDAAKLLQSCEACQLHVNVPRLPKQDMTSVTSAWPFTK